A single Streptomyces mirabilis DNA region contains:
- a CDS encoding cation:dicarboxylate symporter family transporter, translated as MPPSVPSPRRVARILRTSLFAQVACALVLGIVVGRLWPDTATTFQPLGDGFVRLIKAVISPLVFCVVVVGITKAGDLKAFGRIGLKALIWFEVASTAALLLGLIAANVVGPGSGMHADPSKLDASAVDGKTGGGSLPSTGEFILNALPQSAVGAFAENSLLQVLVLACLVGAALLHLGNSKVPKVLPAIEQVQDVVFAIVGFIMKLAPLAVFGAMVHLVGEYGLGVIKTYGKLIVLCYAVALVFLALLAVALKAVTGLSLWKFVRYTREEMLLALGTASSETVMPRMMQKLRQAGCRDDAVGLVLPTGYSFNLDGASIYLSIGTLFIAQAVGVDLSLGQQITVVLVLMLTSKGMAGVPGSAFLALSATASSLGVIPAGAVALLLGVDRIMDSMRVATNLLGNCVAVFAVSRWEGALDTERAKKMLDGEIAFVEEDDVPRTQKSPMEEAGSESTRADIPAQSTRADIPAQSAKAEVPAQSAKEPAPEIG; from the coding sequence GTGCCGCCGTCTGTACCGTCCCCGCGACGCGTCGCACGCATACTGCGTACCTCACTGTTCGCGCAGGTCGCCTGCGCGCTCGTACTCGGAATCGTCGTCGGAAGGCTGTGGCCGGACACGGCCACGACCTTCCAGCCGCTCGGCGACGGTTTCGTGCGCCTCATCAAGGCGGTCATCTCACCGCTCGTGTTCTGTGTGGTGGTCGTCGGCATCACCAAGGCCGGTGACCTGAAGGCCTTCGGCCGGATCGGGCTCAAGGCCCTGATCTGGTTCGAGGTCGCGTCCACCGCCGCGCTGCTCCTCGGGCTGATCGCGGCGAACGTCGTCGGCCCGGGCTCGGGCATGCACGCCGACCCCTCGAAGCTCGACGCCTCCGCCGTCGACGGCAAGACCGGTGGCGGCTCGCTCCCGTCGACCGGCGAATTCATCCTGAACGCGCTGCCGCAGAGCGCGGTCGGGGCCTTCGCCGAGAACTCCCTGCTCCAAGTCCTCGTCCTCGCCTGCCTGGTGGGCGCGGCGCTGCTCCACCTCGGCAACTCCAAGGTGCCCAAGGTGCTTCCCGCCATCGAGCAGGTCCAGGACGTCGTCTTCGCGATCGTCGGCTTCATCATGAAGCTGGCCCCGCTCGCGGTGTTCGGCGCCATGGTCCACCTCGTGGGGGAGTACGGGCTCGGCGTCATCAAGACGTACGGCAAGCTGATCGTCCTGTGTTACGCGGTCGCGCTGGTGTTCCTCGCGCTGCTAGCCGTCGCTCTGAAGGCGGTCACCGGGCTCAGCCTGTGGAAGTTCGTCCGTTACACCCGCGAGGAGATGCTGCTCGCGCTCGGTACCGCCTCCAGTGAGACGGTCATGCCCCGCATGATGCAGAAGCTGCGCCAGGCGGGCTGCCGCGACGACGCCGTGGGCCTGGTCCTGCCCACCGGCTACTCCTTCAACCTCGACGGCGCCTCGATCTACCTGTCCATCGGTACGTTGTTCATCGCGCAGGCGGTGGGGGTGGATCTGAGTCTGGGCCAGCAGATCACCGTCGTTCTGGTCCTCATGCTGACCAGCAAGGGCATGGCGGGTGTGCCGGGTTCGGCCTTCCTCGCCCTCTCCGCGACGGCCTCCTCGCTCGGTGTCATCCCCGCCGGAGCGGTCGCCCTTCTCCTGGGCGTGGACCGCATCATGGACTCGATGCGCGTCGCGACGAACCTGCTCGGCAACTGCGTCGCCGTCTTCGCGGTGTCCCGCTGGGAGGGCGCGCTCGACACGGAACGGGCGAAGAAGATGCTGGACGGCGAGATCGCGTTCGTGGAGGAGGACGACGTGCCGCGGACGCAGAAGTCGCCGATGGAAGAAGCGGGGTCCGAATCGACCAGG